In a genomic window of Anoplopoma fimbria isolate UVic2021 breed Golden Eagle Sablefish chromosome 6, Afim_UVic_2022, whole genome shotgun sequence:
- the LOC129092143 gene encoding LOW QUALITY PROTEIN: phosphoglycerate mutase 1-like (The sequence of the model RefSeq protein was modified relative to this genomic sequence to represent the inferred CDS: inserted 2 bases in 1 codon), whose amino-acid sequence MAAYKLVLIRHGESSWNQENRFCGWFDADLSEAGEKEAKRGGQALKDASFEFDICYTSVLKRATRTLWLVLDSIDQMWVPVHRTWRLNERHYGGLTGLNKAETAAKHGEAQVKIWRRSFDTPPPPMGPDHDYYSVISKDRRYADLTEDQLPSCESLKDTIARALPFWNEEIXPQIKKGQRVLIAAHGNSLRGIVKHLEGMSDEAIMELNLPTGIPILYELDKNLKPVKPMQFLGDEETVRKAMEAVAAQGKAKK is encoded by the exons ATGGCTGCCTACAAGTTAGTGCTGATCCGCCACGGAGAGAGCAGCTGGAACCAGGAGAATCGGTTCTGCGGCTGGTTCGATGCGGATCTGAGTGAAGCCGGGGAGAAGGAGGCAAAGAGAGGTGGACAGGCCctgaaag ATGCCAGCTTTGAGTTTGACATTTGCTACACCTCCGTGCTGAAGCGGGCCACCAGGACTCTGTGGCTTGTCCTGGACAGCATCGACCAGATGTGGGTGCCAGTGCATAGGACCTGGCGGCTGAACGAGCGCCACTACGGAGGCCTGACTGGGCTCAACAAGGCAGAGACGGCCGCCAAGCACGGAGAGGCTCAGGTGAAGATCTGGAGGCGCTCGTTTGATACCCCACCTCCTCCAATGGGCCCAGATCATGACTACTACAGTGTCATCAGCAAG GACCGTCGCTACGCCGACCTGACTGAGGACCAGCTTCCTTCCTGCGAGAGCCTTAAGGACACCATCGCTCGGGCGCTGCCCTTCTGGAACGAGGAGAT GCCCCAGATAAAAAAGGGACAGAGGGTGCTCATCGCTGCCCATGGAAACAGTCTGAGGGGGATTGTCAAGCACCTGGAGG GAATGTCAGATGAAGCCATCATGGAGCTGAACCTGCCAACAGGCATCCCCATCCTCTACGAGCTCGACAAGAACCTGAAGCCTGTGAAGCCGATGCAGTTCCTGGGAGATGAGGAGACCGTACGCAAAGCCATGGAGGCCGTGGCTGCTCAAGGAAAGGCCAAGAAGTAA
- the marveld1 gene encoding MARVEL domain-containing protein 1, with product MPPQPSEPQVRKTILKFLQSFWGIIRILQIVFGAGLWVTIAANKYEGSIHFVLFVAVLFWLLTLALFFITVLDKQDLVPLLGGERWLSTNLAHDVAAAVLYLPAIGVMIYKTDRNSYCNLEQYKHLCLYKVYLTAAVFACMCCLAYLLSVVYGACRKCKGEQTVI from the coding sequence atgccACCCCAACCTTCCGAGCCGCAGGTGAGGAAAACTATCCTGAAGTTCCTCCAGAGTTTTTGGGGAATCATCCGGATCCTGCAGATCGTGTTCGGAGCCGGACTGTGGGTCACAATCGCCGCGAACAAATACGAAGGCTCCATCCACTTCGTCCTGTTCGTCGCGGTGCTCTTCTGGCTCCTCACCCTCGCTCTCTTCTTCATCACCGTCCTGGACAAGCAGGACCTGGTCCCGCTGCTGGGAGGGGAGCGCTGGTTGTCCACCAACCTGGCGCACGACGTGGCCGCCGCCGTGCTCTACCTGCCGGCCATCGGCGTCATGATCTACAAGACGGATCGCAACTCGTACTGCAACCTGGAGCAGTACAAGCACCTCTGCCTGTACAAGGTCTACCTGACAGCAGCCGTGTTCGCCTGCATGTGCTGCCTGGCTTACCTCCTGTCGGTTGTTTATGGAGCTTGCAGGAAATGTAAGGGGGAGCAGACGGTCATCTGA
- the LOC129092555 gene encoding arginine vasopressin-induced protein 1-like: MPPLPVFLRMDTGPASPPSFRVAGPSSLWRLADRRSRKAGSANIFSDVNLWQLQRLFKAGGDQDAEQRAQVVWGHRDEADLAQALIGLKARSHRRGLRANGREVLGSHWLRAFNHLRIGESSQSSQGKDPGEGSDSEAEGAHSSPEPHQHTSIATTGATVALTESQGPEGTSERPARTSSGLRRGGENNSERYLHRILH; this comes from the exons ATGCCACCGCTACCCGTGTTTCTCCGGATGGATACAGGACCCgcctcccctccttccttcaGGGTGGCGGGCCCCTCCTCGCTGTGGCGGCTGGCTGATAGGAGGAGTAGGAAGGCCGGCTCTGCAAACATTTTCAGCGACGTGAATCTGTGGCAGCTACAGAGACTGTTCAAGGCAGGGGGAGATCAAGATGCGGAGCAGAGGGCCCAGGTGGTTTGGGGCCACAGAGATGAGGCTGATCTGGCTCAGGCATTGATAGGACTGAAGGCCAGAAGTCACAGGAGAGGACTAAGGGCCAACGGGAGAGAGGTGCTGGGCTCACACTGGCTACGAGCCTTCAATCACCTCAG GATCGGAGAGAGCTCGCAGAGCAGCCAGGGGAAGGATCCCGGGGAGGGGAGTGATTCTGAAGCAGAAGGAGCACACAGCAGTCCAGAGCCACACCAACACACCTCCATAGCGACAACAGGCGCCACAGTGGCACTAACTGAGAGCCAGGGCCCTGAGGGGACCTCGGAGAGACCAGCTAGAACCAGCTCAggactgaggagaggaggagagaacaaCTCAGAGAGATACCTCCACAGAATACTCCACTGA